The genomic region GCCGCACCGGCCCAGGCCGGGTCGATTCGGCCGTCGAAAAGCCCCATCACGCCCTCGACGACGGCGACGTCGGCGCCAGCGGCACCGTGCCGGTACAGCGGACCGATCAGCGAGTCCCCCACCAGCACCGGATCGAGGTTGCGTCCCGGTAGACCGGTGGCCAGCGCGTGGTAACCGGGGTCGATGAAGTCGGGTCCGACCTTGAAGGGTGCGACGCGCTGCCCGGCTCGCCGCAACGCGCCCATCAGTCCGGTGGCCACGGTGGTCTTACCGCTGCCCGATGACGGCGCCGCGATGACGACGGCGGGAGCACTCACCACACTGGCCCACTCACCACACTGGCCCACTCACCACTCAATGCCGCGCTGACCCTTGCGGCCGCTGTCCATCGGATGCTTCACCTTGGTCATCTCGGTGACGAGGTCGGCGGCGTCCAGGAGTCGCTGTGGGGCGTCCCGGCCGGTGATGACGACGTGCTGGGTACCCGTGCGGGCGGCCAGAACCTCGATGACCTCGTCGGTGTCGATCCACCCCCACTTCAGCGGATAGGTGAACTCGTCGAGGACGTAGAACCCGTGCCGTTCCTCGGCGAGCCTGCGGGTGATCTCGGCCCAGCCATCGGCGGCGGCGGCGGCATGGTCGACCTCGGATCCCTGCTTACGCGACCAGGACCAACCCGAACCCATCTTGTGCCACTGCACCGGACCGCCCACGCCGCGCTCGTCGTGCAGGCGGCCGAGTTCGGCGAAGGCGGCCTCCTCGCCGACCTTCCACTTGGCGCTCTTGACGAACTGGAACACGCCGATGTCGAACCCCTGGTTCCACGCTCGCAGCGCCATCCCGAACGCCGCGGTGGATTTCCCCTTGCCGGGCCCGGTGTGCACCGCGAGCAGCGGGGCGTTGCGGCGGGCCTTGGTGGTCAACCCGTCGGCGGGCACCTCGATCGGTTGGCCCTGTGGCATCAGCGTCTCCCTACCGGTCGTTCAGGCGGCGAGTTCGGTCCCGGCCGTGACCAGCCGGGTGAGCGAATCGGCGCGCAGGTGTGCAAGGCGCACCGCGGGCGCACCCAGTTGTCGGGCGAGTTCGTCGGCCAATCCCAGTCGCACGTAGGACGTCTCGCAGTCGACCACGACACACGCGGTGCCCTCGGCGGCCAGCAGCCCCGCGGCGGCCCGACTGCGACCCAGCGGATCGGCTCCCCCGGTGGCGCGGCCGTCGGTGAGGACCACCACCAGGGCACGCCGGGCACGGTCGCGCGCCTTCTCCCGCAC from Mycolicibacterium sp. YH-1 harbors:
- the cobO gene encoding cob(I)yrinic acid a,c-diamide adenosyltransferase, translating into MPQGQPIEVPADGLTTKARRNAPLLAVHTGPGKGKSTAAFGMALRAWNQGFDIGVFQFVKSAKWKVGEEAAFAELGRLHDERGVGGPVQWHKMGSGWSWSRKQGSEVDHAAAAADGWAEITRRLAEERHGFYVLDEFTYPLKWGWIDTDEVIEVLAARTGTQHVVITGRDAPQRLLDAADLVTEMTKVKHPMDSGRKGQRGIEW